One Cucurbita pepo subsp. pepo cultivar mu-cu-16 chromosome LG07, ASM280686v2, whole genome shotgun sequence genomic region harbors:
- the LOC111798382 gene encoding F-box protein SKIP14-like — MALNFSCRPIFPLHHSEDNLVSPMRIANGYIVDGIHENNAESCGKLWHLGREVDACFDRGKDICSDSSQGPGTEDILDVLPADPFGMDISTTFTAITGWLEDMEVDYAECVSDRGGAGEGNAELFAGLNFIWNNALKFQAFPEIKRIVQKPNPMCSCDGCLDGKETGDVTCCCDFGSICSVTEVSSANDDPPTYCEQQVAECQEQNCIYWEVDGGAPHEGLSFALYYLGVQDLCSIGRVCRSLHSVVQGDPLLWTNIHIDQPLNEKISNDILLQLTNRALGNLQCLSLVECPRITDEGLKCVLESNPRLTNLSVPGCTRLSIEGVISSLRAFKLTSTHGVKRLRIGGIYGVTQEHFKELKFLLGSDCNLMQESSYKPHFYHRGNFYVSCDDERAIDIEICPRCENPRLVYDCPADGCQGNGLATQACRACTLCIPRCVQCGRCVNENEYVETFTLELLCSDCWKPLLKCREKQDCRDQSAPGEQEDGFFLHG; from the exons ATGGCTCTTAATTTCTCTTGTCGTCCTATCTTTCCCTTGCACCATTCTGAGGACAATTTAGTTTCTCCAATGAGGATTGCCAATGGTTATATTGTTGATGGCATTCATGAGAACAATGCCGAAAGCTGTGGAAAGCTATGGCATCTTGGCCGGGAGGTGGATGCTTGTTTTGATCGTGGAAAGGATATATGTTCAGATAGTTCACAGGGCCCTGGCACCGAGGACATTCTTGATGTTTTACCTGCTGATCCATTTGGCATGGATATAAGTACCACTTTTACAGCAATTACAGGATGGCTTGAGGACATGGAAGTGGACTATGCTGAGTGTGTCAGCGACAGGGGTGGTGCTGGCGAAGGGAACGCCGAATTATTTGCAGGTCTGAATTTTATTTGGAACAACGCTCTGAAGTTCCAAGCCTTTCCTGAGATTAAAAGAATTGTTCAGAAGCCTAATCCGATGTGTAGCTGTGATGGGTGTCTGGATGGAAAGGAAACTGGCGATGTGACCTGCTGTTGTGATTTTGGATCCATTTGTAGTGTGACTGAAGTATCTTCTGCTAATGACGATCCTCCTACCTATTGTGAGCAGCAGGTTGCAGAATGTCAGGAGCAGAATTGCATCTATTGGGAGGTAGATGGAGGAGCTCCTCATGAAGGCTTAAGCTTTGCTCTTTATTATTTAGGCGTTCAGGATCTCTGCTCTATTGGAAGGGTTTGCCGATCTCTGCATTCAGTCGTACAGGGGGACCCCCTTTTATGGACGAACATTCACATAGATCAACCATTGAACGAAAAGATAAGTAATGACATTCTTTTGCAATTAACTAACAGGGCTCTAGGTAACCTGCAATGCTTGAGTCTGGTGGAATGCCCAAGAATTACAGACGAGGGCCTGAAGTGCGTGCTTGAAAGCAATCCTAGGCTGACAAAC TTGTCTGTTCCTGGATGTACTAGACTCAGTATTGAAGGAGTTATTAGTAGCTTGAGGGCTTTCAAGTTGACAAGTACCCACGGAGTGAAACGTCTAAGAATTGGTGGAATATATGGGGTGACACAAGAACATTTTAAAGAGTTGAAGTTCTTATTGGGAAGTGACTGCAACCTCATGCAGGAAAGTTCTTATAAGCCACATTTTTATCACAGGGGAAACTTTTATGTGTCTTGTGATGATGAACGCGCTATTGATATTGAAATTTGTCCAAGATGCGAAAACCCGAGGCTTGTCTATGATTGCCCAGCAGATGGTTGTCAGGGAAACGGACTTGCAACTCAGGCATGTAGGGCTTGCACCCTTTGTATACCGCGGTGTGTCCAGTGTGGTCGATGTGTTAATGAGAATGAGTATGTGGAAACATTTACTTTGGAATTGCTTTGCTCAGATTGCTGGAAGCCATTACTGAAGTGTAGAGAGAAACAGGATTGCAGGGATCAATCTGCGCCTGGGGAACAGGAAGATGGCTTTTTTCTACATGGCTAG
- the LOC111798383 gene encoding uncharacterized protein LOC111798383 isoform X1 — MKLAAVSFSQSGASRSFLHADSSFNRLPRVASFSARQVDAFSSTSLSVCGFCRTPHQSNSSIDTALLSTMSNTSIARICCRHPRSNARLFSKRKQWNGSRTFSTSISPPKSVTNPLLIRLPSALIVASQVTPSDAPQRSEEWFALRRDKLTTSTFSTALGFWKGNRRFELWHEKVFPSEIKKPEARQQYAMEWGVLNEENAIHRYKSITGRDVSFLGFATHSEQQLDWLGASPDGLLGCFQGGGILEVKCPYNKGKPEKGLPWSTMPFYYMPQVQGQLEIMDREWADLYCWTPNGSTIFRVCRERGYWELIHEMLREFWWENVVPAREASSSGREKEVESYKPTSTHKLTGVAIAKSIKLASDAKLLCREIAGHVEFYR, encoded by the exons ATGAAGCTCGCTGCGGTCTCCTTTTCTCAATCTGGAGCGTCTCGAAGTTTTCTTCATGCAGATTCCTCTTTCAATCGATTGCCGCGCGTCGCTTCATTTTCGGCTCGTCAAGTTGATGCATTCAGCTCAACTTCTCTTTCGG TCTGTGGGTTTTGCAGGACGCCTCATCAAAGTAACTCTTCAATCGACACTGCCCTTTTGTCAACAATGAGCAACACCTCTATTGCTAGAATCTGCTGCAGACATCCTAGATCAAATGCAAGGCTGTTCTCAAAACGAAAGCAATGGAATGGTTCAAGAACCTTTTCAACAAGCATCTCACCGCCTAAATCCGTAACCAACCCACTGCTCATCCGTTTACCCTCAGCTTTGATTGTAGCTTCCCAGGTCACCCCATCGGATGCCCCTCAGCGTTCAGAAGAATGGTTTGCGCTAAGGAGAGACAAGCTGACTACAAGCACATTCAGCACAGCCTTAGGCTTCTGGAAAGGAAACCGTCGCTTTGAGCTATGGCATGAGAAAGTGTTTCCTTCAGAGATTAAAAAACCAGAAGCACGACAGCAGTATGCCATGGAGTGGGGTGTGCTCAATGAAGAAAATGCCATCCATCGGTATAAAAGCATCACAGGCCGAGATGTGAGCTTTTTAGGATTTGCAACTCACTCTGAACAGCAATTGGACTGGCTAGGCGCGTCCCCCGACGGCCTATTGGGATGCTTTCAAGGAGGTGGGATCCTGGAAGTCAAATGTCCATACAACAAGGGAAAGCCCGAGAAGGGACTGCCCTGGTCGACCATGCCTTTCTATTACATGCCACAGGTACAGGGTCAGTTGGAGATAATGGACAGGGAGTGGGCGGATTTGTATTGCTGGACACCAAATGGAAGCACGATATTCCGCGTTTGTAGAGAACGTGGTTACTGGGAATTGATTCATGAAATGTTAAGGGAATTTTGGTGGGAAAATGTTGTTCCTGCAAGGGAGGCTTCATCATCGGGAAGAGAGAAGGAGGTCGAGTCATATAAGCCAACATCCACACACAAGCTGACTGGAGTTGCAATTGCTAAGAGCATAAAGTTAGCAAGCGACGCCAAATTGCTTTGCAGGGAGATAGCTGGGCATGTTGAATTTTACCGATGA
- the LOC111798383 gene encoding uncharacterized protein LOC111798383 isoform X2, which produces MSNTSIARICCRHPRSNARLFSKRKQWNGSRTFSTSISPPKSVTNPLLIRLPSALIVASQVTPSDAPQRSEEWFALRRDKLTTSTFSTALGFWKGNRRFELWHEKVFPSEIKKPEARQQYAMEWGVLNEENAIHRYKSITGRDVSFLGFATHSEQQLDWLGASPDGLLGCFQGGGILEVKCPYNKGKPEKGLPWSTMPFYYMPQVQGQLEIMDREWADLYCWTPNGSTIFRVCRERGYWELIHEMLREFWWENVVPAREASSSGREKEVESYKPTSTHKLTGVAIAKSIKLASDAKLLCREIAGHVEFYR; this is translated from the coding sequence ATGAGCAACACCTCTATTGCTAGAATCTGCTGCAGACATCCTAGATCAAATGCAAGGCTGTTCTCAAAACGAAAGCAATGGAATGGTTCAAGAACCTTTTCAACAAGCATCTCACCGCCTAAATCCGTAACCAACCCACTGCTCATCCGTTTACCCTCAGCTTTGATTGTAGCTTCCCAGGTCACCCCATCGGATGCCCCTCAGCGTTCAGAAGAATGGTTTGCGCTAAGGAGAGACAAGCTGACTACAAGCACATTCAGCACAGCCTTAGGCTTCTGGAAAGGAAACCGTCGCTTTGAGCTATGGCATGAGAAAGTGTTTCCTTCAGAGATTAAAAAACCAGAAGCACGACAGCAGTATGCCATGGAGTGGGGTGTGCTCAATGAAGAAAATGCCATCCATCGGTATAAAAGCATCACAGGCCGAGATGTGAGCTTTTTAGGATTTGCAACTCACTCTGAACAGCAATTGGACTGGCTAGGCGCGTCCCCCGACGGCCTATTGGGATGCTTTCAAGGAGGTGGGATCCTGGAAGTCAAATGTCCATACAACAAGGGAAAGCCCGAGAAGGGACTGCCCTGGTCGACCATGCCTTTCTATTACATGCCACAGGTACAGGGTCAGTTGGAGATAATGGACAGGGAGTGGGCGGATTTGTATTGCTGGACACCAAATGGAAGCACGATATTCCGCGTTTGTAGAGAACGTGGTTACTGGGAATTGATTCATGAAATGTTAAGGGAATTTTGGTGGGAAAATGTTGTTCCTGCAAGGGAGGCTTCATCATCGGGAAGAGAGAAGGAGGTCGAGTCATATAAGCCAACATCCACACACAAGCTGACTGGAGTTGCAATTGCTAAGAGCATAAAGTTAGCAAGCGACGCCAAATTGCTTTGCAGGGAGATAGCTGGGCATGTTGAATTTTACCGATGA